CAAGAACCTGCCTTCGCCATTGGTGTTCCTCCTGGTATCTACGCATTCCACCGCTACACCAGGAATTCCAGTTCTCTCTCCAGAGGTCAAGACACCCAGTATCCAGTCCATCCCTGCGGTTGAGCCGCAGTCTTTAAAACCAGACTTAAGTGTCCGCCTACACGCCCTTTACGCCCAGTGATTCCGGGTAACGCTTGCACCCTCCGTATTACCGCGGCTGCTGGCACGGAGTTAGCCGGTGCTATTACTCAGGTACCGTCATCCCACATAACGTGTCTTTCGTCCCTGATTCAGAGGTTTACGATCCGAAGACCTTCATCCCTCACGCGGCGTCGCTCCATCAGGCTTTCGCCCATTGTGGAAGATTCCTAACTGCTGCCTCCCGTAGGAGTGGGACCCGTGTCTCAGTGCCCCTGTGGCCGGCCACCCTCTCAGGCCGGCTATCCGTCGTCGCCTTGGTGGGCCTTTACCCCACCAACTAGCTGATGGAACGCAACCCCATCCCAAAGCAATAAATCTTTACTGATCCCACACGAGGGAGCAGCACATCACGTATTAGCGATTCTTTCGAATCGTTATCCGCGACTTTGGGGTAGGTCAGTTACGCGTTACTCACCCGTGCGCCACTAGCTCCGAAGAGCCCGTTCGACTTGCATGTCTTAAGCACGCCGCCAGCGTTCACCCTGAGCCAGGATCAAACTCTCCAAAAAATGGTTCAACTCACTCCGCAAGCGGAGTGAAATCGATAAGTGTTGACCCAAGCTTGCGCTTGGCTGTACCCATTGGGTACCGTTTATGACTTCATCCCGAAGGACTCCGTCTGTTTCGTGAGTCTGGAGCACACCGGGGGGCGTGCCGCTCACCCGACCCTGTCGGATCGGCCTGTTCACTCATCTCTTCGCCTGTCATGCTTCCCGCCTCGCTTGAGGCTCAGAAAAGATACAGGCCATGCGTGAATCTGTCAACACCCCACCCCAGAGCCTGACTTGAGAGTCCGGGAAACGCGACGGGGGAGTGGGTTGTGGGGAGTGGGCAGTGGGTGGCCCCGACGTCCAGACCACGCCACTGGGACGCCGGACCGGAACAGATACAACCTCAAACTCCTCTCTTTTCCCCTGCCCCGCCTGCTCAACGAGCGGGGAGAAGGCAGACCACCGAACCCACTCCCTACTCCCTACTTCCCACAACCCACTCCCCACTAACTGCAATCCGCGTTCCGCGCGCTGCGTCCCGCCTCCGTATACTGTTCTCTTGGCATATGAACCCGCGTCCCGCTCAACGGGAGTGCGCGGAAGGGAGGCACGCCCATGCAGGAACTGCTGGAAAAACTCGCGTCGCTCCGGGAGTACCTTTGACATTCCCGGAAAAACACGCCGCCTGAACGAACTCGACCGTGAACTGAGCGACCCGGAACTCTGGAACGACTCTGGCCGCGCCCGCAAGGTCACGCAGGAAGCCGGGACGCTGAGGCGCGTGGTGGAGGGGTACCAGACTCTGAACTCGGATGCGCAGGGTCTCAGCGAGATGCTGGAGATGGCCGACGCCGACGAACGCGAGATGCTCATGGAGGAGCAGCAGTCCATCGAGAAGCGCGTGGACGAGCTGTACAAGGAGACGCTGTTCACCATGAAGCACGCGGACACGGCGGCGATCGTGCGCGTGAAGAGCGGTGCGGGCGGCACGGAGAGCATGGACTGGGCGGGAATGCTCACGCGGATGTTCATGCGCTGGGCCGAGCGGCGCGGGTACAAGGTGGACCTGATCGATCAGGTGGACGGCGATCAGGCGGGCGTGATCAGCAGCGAGTTCATCATCCGGGGCGAGAAGGCCTTCGGAATGATGCTGCCCGAGCACGGCGTGCACCGCCTCGTGCGCGTGTCGCCGTTCGACAGCAACAACCGCCGCCACACGTCCTTCGCGTCGGTGGACGTCGTGCCGGAGGTGCCGGAGGAGGAGATCAACATCCACATTCCGGACAGTGACCTGCGCCGCGACGTGTTCCGCTCGCAGGGTGCGGGTGGGCAGGGCGTGAACACGACCGACTCCGCCGTGCGCCTCACCCACCTGCCGACCGGGATCGCGGTGGCGTCGCAGCAGACGCGCTCGCAGATCAAGAACCATGAGATCGCCCTGCAGATCCTCAAGCAGCGCCTGTACGACATCGAGATGCGCAAGCGTGAGGAAGAGGAAGCCAAGGCGCGCGGCGAGCAGAAGAAGATCGAGTGGGGCAGCCAGATCCGCTCGTACGTGCTCGACAAGCAGTACATCAAGGACCACCGCACGGGCGTCATGAAGCACAACCCGGACGACGTGCTTGACGGGGACCTCGAGGACCTGCAGTGGGCCGGGCTGGAATGGATGGCTGGGAAGCGCGTCGCGGAGGAAAACAGCGACGACGAGTGACCCTGGCCGATCCGGAGCGGCGCTCCTGATCACGGGGAATCACGGTTCGGAGATCCAGACTGGGGGGCGCGCGGCGTGAGCTGACGCGCCTCCTCACGTTCCGGGATGCGGGCGGCACCGGAGGTTCTCGCTTGTCAGGGGCGGCGGAACGTGACACCCTTGGGGGCAAGCATGGCCGAGGCGAGCACCATCACCGGGTACACCCTGCACCGCGTTCTGGGGCGTGGGAACACCTCGCTGGTGCGCCTCGCGACGAACGCGCAGGGGCAGCTGGTCGCGGTGAAGATCCCGCACCCGGAGACGCTGACCGTGCAGGACGCCGCCGAACGGTTCGGGAACGAGGTGCGGTTGACGCTGCAGTTCCGCCACCCGCACCTGGTGCGCGGCTTCGGCGGCACGCCGTTCGGACCGAACGCGTTCCTGGCCATCACGTACTACCCGAAAGGCGCGCTGAACGAGCAGCTGGCCGAGATGCCGGACCGGCTGCCGCTCATGGAGGCGCTGCGGATCCTGGCGGACGTGACGTCGGCCCTGACGTACCTGCACCACCAGGGGGCAGTGCATCAGGACGTGAAGACGCAGAACGTGTACGTCACGGACGACGGGCGCGCGGCGCTGGGCGACCTGGGCAACACGTACTTCGTGGCGCAGGGCGGCAAGACCAGCGGCAGTCCGTTCTACATGGCGCCCGAGGTCTACCAGGGTGAGGAGACGAGCAGTGCCAGCGACGTGTACAGCCTGGGCGTGATGATGTACGAGCTGCTGGGCGGGGACCGGCCCTTTCACGGGCACACGTACGAGGAACTGATGGTGGCCCACATGACGCGCTTCCCCCCGTCGCTGACGCAGGTCAACCCACTGGTGCCGCGCGCGGTGGGCCGCCTGGCGGAACTGGCCCTGGCGAAACGACCGGGGGACCGCCCATCGGCGGACCGGATCCGCCGCGCACTCCTGAGCGCCCTGGGGGAAACCCCGGCGGACGAGGTGTACGAGGAGGACGCCAAACCGGAGGCAGAGGCCGTGCGGCCCATGGGTCGCCACGCCCCGGCGCAGGTACGCCCGGCGGCCCCTGCTGTTCCCGAACCTGAAGCGGAGAAGGGTGCGCGCTGGAATCCCTTCAAGCGCCGCAAGTAAGCCGCAGGTCAGGGGGCCGCGCTCAGCGCAGCAGGCTGTGCATCTCGTAGCGTCCGGCCAGCTGCTGGAACCCCAGTCGGCGGTTGACGGCCAGCATGGGGGCGTTCAGCGAGTGGTTGTTGGTCCGCATGGTCGCGTAGCCCGCGTTCTGGGCGCGCTGCACGACCTGGAGTTTCAGGGGCAGCGCCAAGCGGCGCCCGCGCGCCTGCGGGTGCGTGGCGGTCAGTTCGTTGTACACGAACGGCAGGTGCTGGAAGCCGACCATGGCGGTGGTGCCCAGCCACTCGCCGCCGGGACCGAGGGCCAGGATCAGCCAGTCGGGGCGGGGGTCCGTTTCCAGTCGCAGGGCGCCCCGGACCTGCATGGGCGTCCAGCGGGGGTATCCGGCGAGGTCGGGCGTCTCGGTGAGGCGGTCGGCGACGAAATCCACGT
This region of Deinococcus sp. JMULE3 genomic DNA includes:
- a CDS encoding serine/threonine-protein kinase, translated to MAEASTITGYTLHRVLGRGNTSLVRLATNAQGQLVAVKIPHPETLTVQDAAERFGNEVRLTLQFRHPHLVRGFGGTPFGPNAFLAITYYPKGALNEQLAEMPDRLPLMEALRILADVTSALTYLHHQGAVHQDVKTQNVYVTDDGRAALGDLGNTYFVAQGGKTSGSPFYMAPEVYQGEETSSASDVYSLGVMMYELLGGDRPFHGHTYEELMVAHMTRFPPSLTQVNPLVPRAVGRLAELALAKRPGDRPSADRIRRALLSALGETPADEVYEEDAKPEAEAVRPMGRHAPAQVRPAAPAVPEPEAEKGARWNPFKRRK
- the prfB gene encoding peptide chain release factor 2 (programmed frameshift), whose product is MQELLEKLASLREYLDIPGKTRRLNELDRELSDPELWNDSGRARKVTQEAGTLRRVVEGYQTLNSDAQGLSEMLEMADADEREMLMEEQQSIEKRVDELYKETLFTMKHADTAAIVRVKSGAGGTESMDWAGMLTRMFMRWAERRGYKVDLIDQVDGDQAGVISSEFIIRGEKAFGMMLPEHGVHRLVRVSPFDSNNRRHTSFASVDVVPEVPEEEINIHIPDSDLRRDVFRSQGAGGQGVNTTDSAVRLTHLPTGIAVASQQTRSQIKNHEIALQILKQRLYDIEMRKREEEEAKARGEQKKIEWGSQIRSYVLDKQYIKDHRTGVMKHNPDDVLDGDLEDLQWAGLEWMAGKRVAEENSDDE